In Saccharothrix syringae, the following are encoded in one genomic region:
- a CDS encoding fibronectin type III domain-containing protein, whose amino-acid sequence MARRRLLALVGGLVLLGGAVVVLRNESAPPPSPGGFERFLDERVAYVADTREPRPPTDLVLTALDRTSLRASWEAGGGIGYGGFEVRWQDRTRLVQGTETELTDLDVNAEVTVEVRAVGALGARSAPATATAVPRLAFDESWLEGLFPPVDVFDGPAALTGHRWRVLDDDCLGLRPFSGERVEVTCRSVDLQSNVPMSPGEPGADGAVGRVVLTTDGPAGAQGELVVALLPEPFQDLPRLDEHVPPGAVLLRITPQGARFDIGPGVPATQAQVPVAGTSTPPRPGVRHRWELRVRPDAVLALRDGEVVAAAPVAVPWRVARPRLALREAGGTLLDSFGTGGAPAEPEPARVVPLDRSPGTNRGTSLGEVDPRSVAGGTSARVVAVVIAEPGAPVTAELGARSAPAALVPLGPRTSLLVADFPLPAPEGALPVRVRGEGDLFVYDSRLVVTDVPDARRPPPRLVDLPEVPPGVPQPGITLQRDGDLARVAVELTDRDAREIAPVRGLELLLDGERIAALPAGGAAGGRHEFTLDTAGVPTGGHRLTARVLPADQRRDVRSAEHEFQIRPL is encoded by the coding sequence GTGGCACGACGCCGGCTCCTCGCCCTGGTCGGCGGCCTGGTGCTGCTCGGCGGCGCGGTCGTGGTGCTGCGCAACGAGTCCGCTCCTCCCCCGTCGCCCGGCGGCTTCGAGCGCTTCCTCGACGAGCGGGTCGCCTACGTCGCGGACACCCGGGAGCCGCGCCCGCCCACCGACCTGGTGCTGACCGCCCTGGACCGCACCAGCCTGCGCGCGTCCTGGGAGGCCGGCGGCGGCATCGGGTACGGCGGTTTCGAGGTGCGCTGGCAGGACCGCACCCGCCTGGTCCAGGGCACCGAGACCGAGCTGACCGACCTCGACGTGAACGCCGAGGTCACCGTGGAGGTGCGCGCGGTCGGCGCCCTGGGCGCCCGGTCCGCGCCGGCCACCGCGACCGCCGTGCCCCGGCTGGCGTTCGACGAGTCCTGGCTGGAGGGGCTGTTCCCGCCGGTCGACGTGTTCGACGGCCCGGCGGCGCTGACCGGGCACCGCTGGCGGGTCCTGGACGACGACTGCCTGGGCCTGCGCCCGTTCAGCGGTGAGCGGGTGGAGGTCACCTGCCGGTCGGTGGACCTCCAGTCGAACGTGCCGATGTCCCCGGGCGAACCCGGCGCCGACGGCGCGGTGGGCCGGGTCGTGCTGACCACCGACGGCCCGGCGGGTGCGCAGGGCGAGCTGGTCGTCGCGCTGCTGCCCGAGCCGTTCCAGGACCTGCCCCGGCTCGACGAGCACGTGCCGCCGGGCGCGGTCCTGCTGCGCATCACGCCGCAAGGCGCGCGCTTCGACATCGGCCCGGGGGTGCCCGCCACGCAGGCCCAGGTCCCCGTCGCCGGCACGTCCACCCCGCCCCGGCCGGGTGTCCGGCACCGCTGGGAGCTGCGGGTCCGGCCGGACGCGGTGCTGGCGCTGCGCGACGGCGAGGTGGTGGCCGCCGCACCGGTCGCGGTGCCGTGGCGGGTGGCGCGGCCACGGCTGGCGCTGCGCGAGGCAGGCGGCACCCTGCTGGACTCGTTCGGCACCGGCGGCGCACCGGCGGAGCCCGAGCCCGCCCGGGTGGTGCCGCTGGACCGCAGCCCCGGCACGAACCGCGGCACGTCCCTGGGCGAGGTGGACCCCCGCTCGGTGGCGGGCGGGACGTCGGCGCGCGTGGTCGCGGTGGTGATCGCCGAGCCCGGCGCGCCGGTCACCGCGGAGCTGGGCGCCCGGTCCGCGCCCGCGGCGCTGGTCCCGCTGGGCCCTCGCACCTCCCTGCTGGTGGCCGACTTCCCGCTGCCCGCGCCGGAGGGCGCCCTGCCGGTGCGGGTCCGCGGCGAGGGCGACCTGTTCGTGTACGACTCGCGCCTGGTGGTCACCGACGTCCCGGACGCGCGCCGCCCCCCGCCCCGGCTCGTCGACCTGCCGGAGGTCCCGCCCGGGGTGCCGCAGCCGGGGATCACCCTCCAGCGCGACGGCGACCTGGCGCGGGTGGCCGTCGAGCTGACCGACCGCGACGCGCGCGAGATCGCCCCGGTGCGGGGCCTGGAGCTGCTGCTGGACGGCGAGCGGATCGCCGCCCTGCCCGCCGGCGGGGCCGCGGGAGGGCGCCACGAGTTCACCCTGGACACGGCAGGCGTGCCCACCGGCGGGCACCGGCTCACCGCCCGGGTGCTCCCGGCGGACCAGCGCCGGGACGTGCGGTCGGCCGAGCACGAGTTCCAGATCCGGCCGCTGTAG
- a CDS encoding fibronectin type III domain-containing protein: MDRRRIALIAAGAVLFGGVVWVLRTAGVGEPSSATPTSAAAPTSLAPFAAEGVLVPTAGAPPEAPRDLAVTSGPRRLQLRWRGEAPGYEVRWGADRSKLVTDTAVQLDGLEDERAYDVEVYAVDAFGQRSAPAKSSGTPHGVAVDGYSLVDRFDRDDAPDPLRWRTASRPNCARAAPGRGDEGRRLVLTGNCAAAPTTLRSRTPFVPRDGDELGRFAVETDAPGSDGELALDLVPGPVSVGGGDGLPPGSVRLLVATGNGSTSVRVQTADGAPTEPVREVPRLDPGLSHRWELVLRRDGARVLFDGGLVATSPAVPRWAEATALVSVSGPTAQRAAFSLVALDSAPASPPPLVPGPEVEVSVADRPPPDRSWAALPGVTGGQLRMALLHSDASPGAPALEVSVAGVRVPLRAAVPGAPWRPGAAYPVVADLPVEALRVASPKLAVTLLTGLRVQVTHVDLELTGTPGPAARPDAVVPVEPELARIDGTVLDAGGLAVPQGAAVPPGRLVFDVLLSGRPGVPLAGLAGFTLRVDGDRVAALPTDRAGPGVAGRYRFALNTSGFTAGPHLIEVRLFGTSGDTRSTSAFVHFFIGR; encoded by the coding sequence ATGGACCGTCGCCGGATCGCGCTGATCGCCGCGGGTGCGGTGCTGTTCGGCGGTGTCGTGTGGGTCCTGCGGACCGCGGGCGTCGGCGAGCCGAGCAGCGCCACCCCCACCTCCGCGGCGGCGCCCACGTCGCTCGCGCCGTTCGCCGCCGAGGGCGTGCTGGTGCCGACCGCGGGCGCGCCGCCCGAGGCGCCGCGGGACCTGGCCGTGACGTCCGGGCCCCGGCGGCTGCAGCTGCGCTGGCGGGGCGAGGCGCCCGGCTACGAGGTGCGCTGGGGCGCCGACCGCTCGAAGCTGGTCACGGACACCGCCGTCCAGCTCGACGGGCTGGAGGACGAGCGGGCCTACGACGTCGAGGTGTACGCGGTGGACGCGTTCGGGCAGCGGTCGGCGCCCGCGAAGTCCTCCGGCACCCCGCACGGCGTGGCGGTCGACGGCTACTCGCTGGTCGACCGGTTCGACCGGGACGACGCGCCCGACCCGCTGCGGTGGCGGACGGCGTCCCGGCCGAACTGCGCGCGGGCCGCGCCCGGCCGCGGTGACGAGGGCAGGCGGCTGGTGCTGACCGGCAACTGCGCGGCGGCGCCGACCACGCTGCGGTCGCGCACCCCGTTCGTGCCGCGCGACGGCGACGAGCTGGGCCGGTTCGCGGTGGAGACCGACGCGCCCGGCTCGGACGGCGAGCTGGCGCTCGACCTCGTGCCCGGACCGGTGTCGGTGGGCGGCGGGGACGGCCTGCCGCCGGGCTCGGTGCGGCTGCTGGTGGCCACCGGCAACGGGTCGACGTCGGTGCGGGTGCAGACCGCGGACGGCGCGCCGACCGAGCCGGTGCGCGAGGTGCCGCGCCTCGACCCGGGCCTGAGCCACCGGTGGGAGCTGGTGCTGCGGCGCGACGGGGCGCGGGTGCTGTTCGACGGCGGGCTGGTGGCGACCAGCCCGGCCGTGCCGCGGTGGGCGGAGGCGACCGCGCTGGTGTCGGTGTCCGGGCCGACCGCGCAGCGCGCCGCGTTCAGCCTGGTCGCGCTCGACTCGGCGCCCGCCTCGCCGCCGCCGCTGGTGCCCGGCCCCGAGGTGGAGGTCTCGGTGGCGGACCGGCCGCCGCCGGACCGGTCGTGGGCGGCGCTGCCCGGGGTGACCGGCGGGCAGCTGCGGATGGCGCTGCTGCACAGCGACGCGTCACCCGGGGCGCCCGCGCTGGAGGTGTCGGTCGCGGGCGTGCGGGTGCCGCTGCGGGCGGCCGTGCCGGGGGCGCCGTGGCGGCCGGGCGCGGCCTACCCGGTGGTGGCCGACCTGCCGGTCGAGGCGCTGCGGGTGGCCTCGCCGAAGCTCGCGGTGACGCTGCTGACCGGGCTGCGGGTGCAGGTGACGCACGTGGACCTGGAGCTGACCGGCACGCCCGGCCCGGCGGCGCGGCCGGACGCCGTCGTGCCGGTGGAGCCGGAGCTGGCGCGGATCGACGGGACGGTGCTGGACGCCGGCGGGCTGGCCGTGCCCCAGGGCGCGGCGGTGCCGCCCGGGCGGCTGGTGTTCGACGTGCTGCTGAGCGGTCGGCCGGGCGTGCCGCTGGCCGGGCTGGCCGGGTTCACCCTGCGGGTGGACGGCGACCGGGTCGCGGCCCTGCCGACCGACCGGGCCGGGCCGGGCGTGGCCGGGCGGTACCGGTTCGCGCTGAACACCTCCGGGTTCACCGCCGGGCCTCACCTGATCGAGGTGCGGTTGTTCGGCACCTCGGGTGACACCCGCTCGACCTCGGCGTTCGTGCACTTCTTCATCGGCCGGTGA